One window of the Burkholderia ubonensis subsp. mesacidophila genome contains the following:
- a CDS encoding glycine C-acetyltransferase — translation MRDAFLAQVRGTLDQIRADGFYKTEREIASPQAAAVRLAGGAGVLNFCANNYLGLANDPRLIAAAKAGLDQDGFGMASVRFICGTQTVHKQLESALATFLGTDDSILYSSCFDANGGLFETLLDEKDAVISDELNHASIIDGIRLCKAQRYRYKNNDLADLEAKLKEADAAGVRHKLIATDGVFSMDGIIADLKGICDLADRYGALVMVDDSHAVGFIGTHGRGTPEYCGVEGRIDIITGTLGKALGGASGGYVAARREIVELLRQRSRPYLFSNTLTPSIAAASLKVLELLGSDEGAALRERVRENGARFRQQMTEAGFTLVPGAHPIIPVMLGDAQLATNMADALLAEGVYVIGFSFPVVPRGRARIRTQMSAAHTPEQIDQTVAAFVRVGKSLGIV, via the coding sequence ATGCGTGATGCCTTTCTCGCCCAGGTGCGCGGGACGCTCGACCAGATTCGCGCGGACGGTTTCTACAAGACCGAGCGCGAGATCGCGAGCCCGCAGGCGGCGGCCGTGCGGCTCGCCGGTGGCGCCGGCGTGCTGAATTTCTGCGCGAACAACTATCTCGGTCTGGCGAACGATCCGCGCCTGATCGCCGCGGCGAAGGCCGGTCTCGACCAGGACGGGTTCGGGATGGCGTCGGTGCGCTTCATCTGCGGCACGCAGACCGTGCACAAGCAGCTGGAAAGCGCGCTCGCCACATTCCTCGGCACCGACGACAGCATCCTCTATTCGAGCTGCTTCGACGCGAACGGCGGTCTGTTCGAAACGCTGCTCGACGAGAAAGATGCCGTGATCAGCGACGAACTGAATCACGCGAGCATCATCGACGGCATCCGCCTCTGCAAGGCGCAGCGGTATCGCTACAAGAACAACGACCTCGCGGATCTCGAAGCGAAGCTCAAGGAGGCCGACGCGGCGGGCGTGCGCCACAAGCTGATCGCGACCGACGGCGTGTTCTCGATGGACGGCATCATCGCCGACCTGAAAGGCATCTGCGATCTGGCTGACCGCTACGGCGCGCTCGTGATGGTCGACGATTCGCATGCGGTCGGCTTCATCGGCACGCACGGGCGCGGCACGCCCGAATACTGCGGCGTCGAGGGGCGCATCGACATCATCACCGGCACGCTCGGCAAGGCGCTGGGCGGCGCATCGGGCGGCTACGTCGCCGCGCGGCGGGAGATCGTCGAGCTGCTGCGCCAGCGCTCGCGCCCGTACCTGTTCTCGAATACGCTCACGCCGAGCATCGCCGCGGCGTCGCTCAAGGTGCTCGAACTGCTCGGCAGCGACGAGGGCGCGGCACTGCGCGAGCGCGTGCGCGAGAACGGCGCGCGCTTTCGCCAGCAGATGACCGAAGCCGGCTTCACGCTGGTGCCGGGTGCGCATCCGATCATCCCGGTGATGCTCGGTGATGCGCAGCTCGCGACGAACATGGCCGATGCGCTGCTCGCCGAAGGCGTCTACGTGATCGGCTTCTCGTTCCCGGTCGTGCCGCGCGGGCGTGCGCGCATCCGCACGCAGATGAGCGCCGCGCATACGCCCGAACAGATCGACCAGACCGTCGCCGCGTTCGTGCGCGTCGGCAAGTCGCTCGGCATCGTCTGA